One Spirochaeta lutea genomic window, GGGCAGAAGTTCTTGGTACATCAGGCATAGACTTCCCGGGACGGTGATTTGCACCACCCGGGGGTTTCGTGTATAGTGTACTCCTTTGGTAAGAAATCTAACGGCGATGCCGGCTGTATAAGATTCTTAGAGTGCAAACGCTTGTAACGTATGTTAACCATAGCGGTACAATCCGGATTTTGAACCCAAGGGGGGTGTCGCCGGGATGAACCGTTACAACCTTTTGCGCACTTGGTAAGGGATTATTGCTTCGGCTGCTCTGGAGAAAACATGGAACATGGTTCTGCCGGCCGGGTGTATCGGAAAATTCTGGCTATTAGGCATCTGAGCGATACAACCTTCGTGCTGCGGTTTGAGAGGTTAGGTCTGGATTTTGAGCCGGGTCAGTACCTCAGCGTAGGATTGAAGAACGACATCAATATGCGGGAATACTCAGTATACAGCCCCATTGCTGCGGACTACCTGGAGATACTTGTCAAAGAGGTTGAGTCCGGATATGTTAGCCCCCGGTTAAAACGCCTTAAGCCCGGAGACCTCATATATGCCGAGGGACCCTTTGGTTTTTTTACCATCTCGCCGGAGCAGCGCCGCATGCCGCTCTATTTTATTGCCACCGGAACGGGAATATCACCCTTCCACTGTTTTACCGGCAGCGACCCGAGGCTAAACTACACCCTGCTGCACGGGATTCGGGACCGTGGAGAGGCGTACGAGCACCAGTGGTACGATGCCAACCGGTTGGTTGCCTGCCTGAGCCGGGATCCCCAGGGGGTGTCCGGGGAACACCGGACCTGGAGTGGCAGGGTTACCTCCAAGCTCCTATCCATGGCGAGTGACGGTGGGCTCTCCCCAGAAGGGCAGTATTACCTCTGCGGCAACTGCGATATGATCTATGAAGCATACGATATCATCACCCAGGCCGGGGTAGAAGCGAACCAGATTTTCGCAGAGGTATACTTCTAACAGCAGGATAGCGTACCCCGGCGTATCCGCCCGGCCTTACCTACACAGTACCGTTTAGGTTGAGCGGAGCATAGATGTTTTATATATATATTTAATAGAGGGATTCACCAATGAAATACCATCTCATTCACCTGGGATGTCAGATGAACCAAAGCGATGCCGAGCGCATAACCTCGGTCCTCCATGCCATGGGGTACAGCCCCACGGACAGCGAAGAAGACGCCAATCTCCTGGGCATCGTGGCCTGTTCAGTACGTCAGAAGGCCATAGATAAGGTGTACTCCAAAATTCAAAAATGGAACACCTGGAAGAACCGGAAGAACCTGCTGACCTTCGTTTCGGGATGTATTCTGCCCTCCGACCGGGAAAAATTCTTAGAACGCTTTGACCTGCTCTTCAGCATCAAAGAACTGCCCGAGCTCCCGCAGATGATCAGTCAGTACGGGGTGGTTACCCCCGGGGCGTTGGATCCCCAACGGATGCAGAAGGCCCAGGAGATCGCTCAGCACAACGCGAACCAAAGCCCAGCCTCTCCCCCGAGACCCGTGGGCCCCATGTGGCTCAAGGACCCCAAACCGGCGGGCCTGGCCTTTACGGAAAATCCCCTGCCGGTAACCATTAAACAAAAGACCCCGGAACATACCGAAGCAGTACGGAAAAGCACCCTGCACTCCATTCGGGCCCTGCAGGATGAGCTTAAAAGCCTGGGAGGTGCGGAATCCATCCGCAGGACCCTTATCCAGAAGAATCCCCAGGAGGATCCCATGGGAGGGTTCTGGTTTATCGAGCCATCCTACTCTTCGGACTTCGAAGCCTTCATCCCCATTCAAAACGGTTGTGATAAATTCTGCAGCTTCTGCGCCGTTCCCTATACCCGGGGCCGGGAGGTGAGCCGTCCGAGCCGGGAGATTCTATCCGAGGTCCAGACCCTGGTAGACCGGGGGTATAAGAGCATCACCCTTTTGGGCCAGAACGTGAATAGCTACGGCCTGGATAAGCCGGGGCAGGAACTGAGCTTCCCCCAACTCATGGAGGAAATCGGCAAGATCGGCGACCGGGCCAGCCAGGAGGGCCGAGAATTCTGGACCTACTTCACCAGCCCCCACCCCCGGGACATGACCGATGAACTTCTTCACGTCATTGCGAAGTACCCGTGTTTAGCTAAGCAGATTCACCTGCCTCTGCAAAGCGGAGACGACAAGGTGCTGTTTAAGATGAACCGCAACCACAGCATGGCCCGCTACCGGAGCATCGTCACCAATATCCGGGAGATTCTACCCGAGGCCACCATCTTTACGGACATCATCGTCGGCTTTACCAGCGAAACCAACCAACAATTCGAGAATACCCGGCAGGCTGTTCGGGAATTCAAATACAATATGGCCTTCATTGCCATGTACAGCCCCCGTCCCGGTGCTGCCTCCAGCCGATGGGATGATGATATTAGCCAGGACGAGAAAAAACGCCGACTGCACCTCCTGAGTCAAGACCTGCAAGAGGTATCCCTGGAATACAACCGTCAATTGGTAGGTAAAACCCTGCGGGTACTGGTAGAAAAGTCCGACCGGAAGTCCGGCTACCTCTCGGGCCGAACCGAGGGGAAAATTGGGGTCCGTTTCCCCAGCTCCGATTCGGAACTGATCGGGCAATTCGTAGACCTTACCATCACCTCCTGCCAAGCCCTTAGCCTGGAAGGCCAGCTCACCGATGCGAGGGTTACCGCCTTATGATCCAAGGAGATTCTAACGCCGGGGCATCAATCCAACCCCTGACCCAAGAACCGATGGAATCCGCACCCCTTGCCGGGGAAATCCGGGAAGCCTCGGGGTCAACCCGGAATTCCAAACTCCCTCGGGCCGGCTCCCACCCTGGGCCAACCCTGGCCGCCACCCCCGCCCATCCTCCGAGGAGGGTGGCATTCCAGACCCTGGGCTGCAAATTGAACCAATACGAAACCGACAGCATCGCCGCGGAATTTGAACGCCAGGGCTACCGCCTAGTCGGATTTAACGAGCCTGCGGATGTGTACGTTATAAACACCTGCACGGTAACCAATAAGGCAGACCGTAAAAGCCGGAACACCATCAATCAGGCTCTGCGCCGGGCAAGGAGCCTGAAGCCCCTAAAGGTTCAACAGCCCCAGGGCACCGAATCCCACGACTCGGCGTTACAACTCCGAACCCCCGAACCCAACCTTGCCGAGAACCTGGCAGGTTCGATACCGGCCCGGATAAGTCCGGCCCCACCTCCCCCGGTCCCCAGGGCCGCTGCAGACCTGACGACCCCGGCCCCCACGGACCAACAGCACCT contains:
- a CDS encoding ferredoxin--NADP reductase, coding for MEHGSAGRVYRKILAIRHLSDTTFVLRFERLGLDFEPGQYLSVGLKNDINMREYSVYSPIAADYLEILVKEVESGYVSPRLKRLKPGDLIYAEGPFGFFTISPEQRRMPLYFIATGTGISPFHCFTGSDPRLNYTLLHGIRDRGEAYEHQWYDANRLVACLSRDPQGVSGEHRTWSGRVTSKLLSMASDGGLSPEGQYYLCGNCDMIYEAYDIITQAGVEANQIFAEVYF
- a CDS encoding MiaB/RimO family radical SAM methylthiotransferase; this translates as MKYHLIHLGCQMNQSDAERITSVLHAMGYSPTDSEEDANLLGIVACSVRQKAIDKVYSKIQKWNTWKNRKNLLTFVSGCILPSDREKFLERFDLLFSIKELPELPQMISQYGVVTPGALDPQRMQKAQEIAQHNANQSPASPPRPVGPMWLKDPKPAGLAFTENPLPVTIKQKTPEHTEAVRKSTLHSIRALQDELKSLGGAESIRRTLIQKNPQEDPMGGFWFIEPSYSSDFEAFIPIQNGCDKFCSFCAVPYTRGREVSRPSREILSEVQTLVDRGYKSITLLGQNVNSYGLDKPGQELSFPQLMEEIGKIGDRASQEGREFWTYFTSPHPRDMTDELLHVIAKYPCLAKQIHLPLQSGDDKVLFKMNRNHSMARYRSIVTNIREILPEATIFTDIIVGFTSETNQQFENTRQAVREFKYNMAFIAMYSPRPGAASSRWDDDISQDEKKRRLHLLSQDLQEVSLEYNRQLVGKTLRVLVEKSDRKSGYLSGRTEGKIGVRFPSSDSELIGQFVDLTITSCQALSLEGQLTDARVTAL